Proteins encoded by one window of Chryseobacterium sp. POL2:
- a CDS encoding tetratricopeptide repeat protein gives MNSKKIILASLLSIYGLSQGQQSKYFNDKEAYRYNLAENLYQSKIYAASQYEFARQYFYNQTLSQSKKEAALFFNQVISMILQQNHSEEGFEAFMKEYPNSSYFAQANGPLADYYLAKKDFPKALETLQKINQYQLSQEENTQYIMKLGYAKFMTGDSSGAIEALEEASKNASNENDKAGISYMLGHLYYADYQTDKAFSYFDQVKYNEQYATMVRPYYVQMYFNNKDYDKAISEAQDLLASGTSSNYETEIQKIIGESYFMKGDYQSAYPYLKKYLDQAGNPTESDLYEMGFVAAKAGKADEAVYYYNQLINSNSPLAQNAYYQLGNAYLQTNKKQEALSAYRNAAEMNYDAKLQQLSMEQYAKLSYDIGNPFETAPKVLQRYIDKYPKSPKVSEMKSLLVKSYLYSGNYQETLNALKKIDNKTPETKKIEQEVAYLLGSEEFNKGNYDAAEQYFKQSLQYNLNKDFSKKAQYWLGQTYYQKGDYRSAIIAYLKLENETSENFPEREQLDYDLGYAYFKNKNFESAQEHFKEYLRFPRPEFKTDAELRLADTYYADNKLNEAIDIYNKTEGAADYVLFQKAMALGFKGDTVSKINELKKLISSYSNSEYKDDAQYEIGTAYAANDDYSNSNNYFDQVIKTSSDKDLVANSQIYRAQNFIDQNQIDKALSELKQLGTQYKNSAYADKIVAASRPAFVKKGDIWGYESFAKSLGVNISSSEKDQLNLSLAQESYAKKDFTKAIVYYEKYLANDPSGSSFYQAQYELGESYYQTKNLSKALLILQNVADFQNDYQQDAQVRLAQIYINQGKSAEAQAYLEAVATSADVNIKNFASLELMKIFADKKDFSKAEQYADAVLKNTKNSVAVIEQAKIVKARSAMQNGKDKEAQAAFSGLEKSSNPEVAAEALYAKAFYQNKGKAFKSSNETIFKLANNYASEEYWGAKALVIMAKNYVGLKDNYQASYTCDQIISNYADFPDVVAEAKEVKAKIKK, from the coding sequence ATGAATTCAAAAAAAATAATCTTAGCATCCTTACTTTCCATTTATGGACTGTCACAAGGACAACAATCAAAATACTTTAACGATAAAGAAGCTTACCGCTACAATCTGGCCGAAAACCTTTATCAATCCAAGATCTACGCAGCTTCGCAATACGAATTTGCTAGACAGTATTTTTACAACCAAACTTTATCGCAGTCCAAAAAAGAGGCGGCTTTATTTTTTAATCAAGTCATTTCTATGATATTGCAACAAAATCATTCGGAGGAAGGTTTTGAAGCATTCATGAAAGAATATCCAAATTCATCATACTTTGCGCAAGCCAATGGACCTTTGGCGGATTATTATTTGGCTAAAAAAGATTTCCCAAAAGCTTTGGAAACTTTGCAAAAGATTAATCAATATCAGCTAAGTCAAGAAGAAAATACGCAATATATTATGAAATTGGGTTATGCCAAATTCATGACGGGCGATTCTTCTGGCGCTATTGAGGCTTTGGAAGAAGCTAGCAAAAATGCAAGTAATGAAAACGATAAAGCTGGGATTTCTTATATGTTGGGACATTTGTATTATGCAGATTATCAGACGGACAAAGCATTTTCCTATTTTGATCAGGTAAAATATAATGAACAATATGCGACCATGGTACGTCCATATTATGTCCAGATGTATTTTAATAATAAAGATTATGATAAAGCGATTTCTGAAGCGCAAGATCTTTTAGCTTCGGGAACATCATCCAATTACGAAACCGAAATTCAGAAAATTATCGGTGAAAGTTATTTTATGAAAGGAGATTACCAATCGGCTTATCCTTATCTTAAAAAATACCTGGATCAAGCAGGAAATCCTACAGAAAGTGATTTGTACGAAATGGGATTTGTGGCAGCGAAAGCTGGCAAAGCGGACGAAGCGGTTTACTATTATAATCAGTTGATTAACAGTAATTCGCCTTTGGCGCAAAATGCTTATTATCAATTAGGGAATGCTTATTTGCAAACCAACAAAAAGCAAGAAGCACTTTCGGCTTATCGTAACGCGGCAGAAATGAATTACGATGCCAAACTTCAACAATTGTCGATGGAGCAATATGCAAAGTTGAGTTACGATATTGGAAATCCATTCGAAACGGCGCCAAAAGTTCTACAACGCTATATCGATAAATATCCAAAATCGCCGAAAGTCTCAGAAATGAAATCCCTTTTGGTGAAATCTTATTTGTATTCTGGTAATTATCAAGAAACTTTAAATGCTTTAAAAAAGATTGATAACAAAACGCCCGAAACTAAAAAAATAGAGCAAGAGGTAGCCTATCTTTTGGGAAGTGAAGAATTTAATAAAGGTAATTACGACGCGGCCGAACAATATTTTAAACAAAGTCTGCAATACAATCTTAACAAAGATTTTTCTAAAAAAGCACAATATTGGTTAGGTCAAACTTACTATCAAAAAGGGGATTACCGTTCGGCGATTATTGCTTATTTAAAACTAGAAAACGAAACTTCTGAAAATTTTCCAGAACGTGAACAATTAGATTATGATTTGGGTTATGCTTATTTTAAAAATAAAAACTTTGAATCGGCGCAAGAGCATTTTAAAGAATATTTGAGATTCCCAAGACCCGAGTTCAAGACAGATGCAGAACTTCGTTTGGCCGATACCTATTATGCAGATAACAAGCTTAACGAGGCTATCGATATTTATAATAAAACCGAAGGTGCCGCAGATTATGTGCTGTTTCAAAAGGCTATGGCTTTAGGTTTTAAAGGCGATACGGTTTCGAAAATTAATGAGCTTAAAAAGTTGATTTCGTCATATTCTAACAGCGAATATAAAGACGATGCACAATACGAAATCGGGACGGCCTACGCTGCCAACGATGATTACAGCAATTCTAATAATTATTTTGATCAAGTTATCAAAACAAGTTCGGATAAAGACTTAGTTGCTAATTCACAAATCTATCGTGCACAGAATTTTATTGATCAAAACCAAATTGATAAAGCTTTATCGGAACTAAAACAACTCGGAACTCAATACAAAAACTCGGCTTATGCTGATAAAATAGTTGCGGCTTCTCGACCTGCTTTTGTTAAAAAAGGCGATATTTGGGGTTATGAAAGCTTTGCAAAAAGTTTGGGCGTTAACATTTCGAGCTCCGAAAAAGACCAGCTTAATCTTTCTTTAGCACAAGAAAGTTATGCAAAAAAAGATTTTACTAAAGCGATTGTTTATTACGAAAAATATTTAGCAAACGATCCTTCGGGTTCTAGTTTTTACCAAGCGCAATATGAGTTAGGCGAAAGTTATTATCAAACCAAAAATCTTAGTAAAGCCTTATTAATTCTACAAAATGTTGCAGATTTCCAAAATGATTATCAGCAAGATGCACAGGTGAGATTGGCGCAGATTTATATCAATCAGGGCAAATCGGCGGAGGCGCAAGCTTATTTGGAAGCTGTTGCTACTTCGGCGGATGTTAATATCAAAAACTTTGCTTCTTTAGAATTGATGAAGATTTTTGCTGATAAAAAAGATTTTTCGAAAGCGGAACAATATGCAGATGCTGTGTTGAAGAATACCAAAAACTCGGTAGCAGTTATCGAACAAGCTAAAATTGTGAAGGCGAGAAGTGCAATGCAAAATGGCAAAGATAAAGAAGCACAAGCGGCTTTTTCGGGTTTAGAAAAATCATCAAATCCGGAAGTGGCAGCAGAAGCCTTATATGCAAAAGCTTTTTACCAAAATAAAGGAAAAGCCTTTAAGTCGAGTAACGAAACGATTTTTAAACTCGCTAATAATTACGCATCAGAAGAATATTGGGGCGCAAAAGCCTTGGTAATTATGGCCAAAAATTATGTGGGTCTCAAAGATAATTATCAAGCCTCATATACTTGTGACCAGATTATTTCCAATTATGCTGATTTCCCCGATGTTGTGGCGGAAGCGAAAGAGGTAAAAGCGAAAATTAAGAAATAG
- the purM gene encoding phosphoribosylformylglycinamidine cyclo-ligase, whose protein sequence is MSNTYKSAGVDKEEGYKTIDKIKSAVAETHNKNVLNNLGSFGAFYEIGNYKNPVLVSGTDGVGTKLKVALDTKQYDSIGVDCFAMCANDILCHGAKPLFFLDYLACGKLDSDIAAEIVLGMVKACKDNECALIGGETAEMPGMYQPGDYDVAGFCVGIVEKDEIIDGTKIKVGDKIIALPSSGFHSNGFSLVRKVFPNFEEEFDGKPLYETLLVPTKLYYQDIQKLLNEMPLNGIAHITGGGLYENVPRIIADGLCATIDASKIQIPKVMLELEKRGNITREEMFGTFNMGVGMIVVVNANHAHKVLELIDDAYEIGEITESNEKIDLKI, encoded by the coding sequence ATGAGCAACACCTACAAGTCTGCAGGCGTAGACAAAGAAGAAGGTTACAAAACCATTGACAAAATTAAATCTGCCGTTGCAGAAACACATAACAAAAATGTCCTTAACAATTTGGGAAGCTTCGGCGCTTTCTACGAAATAGGAAACTATAAAAACCCTGTTTTGGTATCTGGGACAGATGGTGTTGGGACAAAATTAAAAGTAGCTTTGGATACAAAACAATACGATTCTATCGGAGTTGATTGTTTTGCAATGTGTGCCAACGATATTCTATGTCATGGTGCAAAACCTTTGTTTTTCTTAGATTATCTCGCTTGTGGAAAGCTAGATTCTGACATCGCAGCAGAAATCGTTTTAGGCATGGTAAAAGCTTGTAAAGACAACGAATGTGCATTAATTGGTGGCGAAACGGCAGAAATGCCAGGAATGTATCAGCCAGGTGATTACGATGTAGCAGGATTCTGCGTTGGCATTGTTGAAAAAGACGAAATTATCGATGGTACAAAAATTAAAGTTGGTGACAAGATTATTGCATTGCCAAGTTCGGGCTTCCATTCCAACGGCTTTTCATTGGTGAGAAAAGTGTTTCCAAATTTTGAAGAAGAATTTGATGGAAAACCTTTATATGAAACACTATTAGTGCCTACAAAATTGTATTATCAAGATATACAAAAGTTACTGAACGAAATGCCACTCAATGGGATTGCGCATATTACAGGCGGCGGATTATACGAAAATGTTCCAAGGATTATTGCCGATGGACTTTGTGCGACGATTGACGCTTCTAAAATCCAAATTCCAAAGGTAATGTTGGAGTTGGAAAAACGCGGAAATATTACCCGCGAAGAGATGTTCGGGACTTTCAATATGGGAGTAGGGATGATTGTTGTGGTGAATGCCAATCATGCGCATAAGGTATTAGAATTAATTGATGATGCTTATGAGATTGGTGAAATAACTGAATCTAATGAAAAAATTGATTTGAAAATTTGA
- a CDS encoding NAD(P)H-dependent oxidoreductase — MKILAISGSNASNSMNSILVKYAAKQFGGENDIDFVDMADFEMPIYRHEVEVNSGIPVEAQHFADKVDTADVILLSLPEHNGTYTTAFKNVFDWVSRIKDRTVWAEVPMLLMATSPGARGGAGVLEAASKRFPLHGGNIIETFSVPFYNDNLSKTEGLINADKINELKEKIMKIEKLESILSK; from the coding sequence ATGAAAATATTAGCAATCTCTGGAAGTAATGCCAGTAACTCAATGAACAGTATTTTGGTAAAATATGCAGCAAAACAATTTGGTGGAGAAAACGACATTGATTTTGTGGACATGGCCGATTTTGAAATGCCAATTTACCGTCACGAAGTTGAAGTTAACTCTGGAATTCCTGTAGAAGCACAACATTTTGCTGACAAAGTTGATACAGCAGATGTCATTTTGTTATCTCTTCCAGAACACAACGGGACTTATACAACAGCATTTAAAAACGTTTTCGACTGGGTTTCCAGAATTAAAGACAGAACAGTTTGGGCAGAAGTGCCCATGTTGTTGATGGCGACTTCGCCGGGTGCACGTGGTGGTGCAGGCGTGTTGGAGGCAGCGAGCAAAAGATTCCCTTTACATGGCGGTAATATTATCGAAACTTTCTCTGTTCCGTTTTATAATGACAATTTGAGCAAAACAGAAGGATTGATTAATGCTGATAAAATCAATGAATTAAAAGAAAAAATAATGAAAATTGAAAAGTTAGAAAGCATCCTTTCAAAATAG
- a CDS encoding RidA family protein, translating into MKILESATLPTPAGHFSPAIEHNGVLYLSGQLPKHPETKEVPDGIKAQTQLALENVENVLKAFGQDKTSVIRMVVYITDIAYWADVNTVYSEFFGDHKPVRCIIPIGPLNSGCLIEIECTATRI; encoded by the coding sequence ATGAAAATTTTAGAAAGCGCTACACTTCCTACTCCTGCGGGACATTTTTCTCCTGCTATAGAACACAATGGCGTATTATACTTGTCTGGACAACTTCCAAAACACCCTGAAACCAAAGAAGTTCCTGATGGCATAAAAGCACAAACACAACTGGCACTTGAAAACGTAGAAAATGTTCTAAAGGCTTTTGGACAAGATAAAACTTCGGTTATACGTATGGTGGTATATATTACGGATATTGCCTATTGGGCAGATGTTAACACCGTTTATTCAGAGTTTTTTGGCGATCACAAACCGGTGCGTTGTATTATCCCAATTGGTCCTCTTAATAGCGGTTGTCTTATAGAAATCGAATGTACAGCGACGCGAATTTAA
- a CDS encoding helix-turn-helix transcriptional regulator, with protein sequence MFFEARKSRGLHHLHGLIHAITNKKVVKFTYQKFWTDETFERTVEPYALKEFRHRWYLLARDFKSDGSFFIKIFGLDRISELEITKTSFQKEKCDIQKMFENSFGIINADDEKPQKIRLSFDPVQANYIKALPIHHSQQVISENETETIFEVFLVPTFDFEREIISYGQRVKVLEPLSFKEKMRSEIENMLQNYS encoded by the coding sequence ATGTTTTTTGAAGCCAGAAAATCCCGTGGTCTTCATCATTTGCATGGCTTAATTCACGCCATCACCAACAAAAAAGTGGTGAAATTTACGTATCAGAAATTTTGGACGGATGAGACTTTTGAAAGAACAGTAGAACCTTATGCGTTGAAAGAATTTCGTCACCGTTGGTACCTTTTAGCGAGAGATTTTAAGTCGGATGGTAGTTTTTTCATCAAGATTTTTGGTTTGGACAGAATCTCTGAACTTGAAATTACCAAAACCAGCTTCCAAAAAGAGAAATGTGACATTCAGAAAATGTTTGAAAACTCTTTTGGGATTATTAATGCTGATGATGAAAAACCGCAAAAAATAAGACTTTCTTTTGATCCTGTTCAGGCGAATTATATTAAAGCGCTGCCTATTCACCACTCTCAACAAGTGATTTCTGAAAATGAAACCGAAACAATTTTTGAAGTCTTTCTAGTCCCTACTTTCGATTTTGAAAGGGAAATCATCTCTTACGGACAACGTGTAAAAGTCTTGGAACCCTTGAGTTTTAAAGAAAAAATGCGTTCTGAAATTGAAAATATGCTTCAAAATTACTCTTAA
- the purN gene encoding phosphoribosylglycinamide formyltransferase, with protein sequence MKNIVVLVSGSGTNLQRIIDCTETGEIRNAKVSLVIADRECYGLARASKHHIDNVLIPRGKAFSDELEKIIPANTDLIVLAGFLSILKPEFCQKWDNKIINIHPSLLPKFGGKGMWGHHVHDAVIQAQEKESGATVHFVTSQIDEGGIILQGKVDVNSDDTAVSLAQKIHHIEYEIFPKAIDKVLNN encoded by the coding sequence ATGAAAAATATAGTTGTTTTAGTTTCCGGTTCAGGCACCAATTTGCAAAGAATTATCGATTGTACAGAGACAGGAGAAATCCGAAATGCTAAAGTCAGCTTGGTAATCGCAGATCGTGAGTGTTATGGTCTTGCCAGGGCTTCAAAACATCATATTGACAATGTTTTAATTCCGAGAGGGAAAGCATTTTCAGATGAGTTGGAAAAGATCATCCCTGCAAACACAGATTTAATTGTATTGGCCGGATTTTTATCAATACTAAAACCTGAGTTCTGCCAAAAATGGGATAATAAAATTATTAATATTCATCCGTCTTTATTGCCAAAATTTGGAGGAAAAGGGATGTGGGGACATCATGTTCACGATGCTGTTATACAAGCTCAAGAAAAAGAGAGTGGTGCGACTGTACATTTTGTGACTTCTCAGATTGATGAAGGTGGAATTATTTTGCAAGGAAAAGTAGATGTTAATTCTGATGATACAGCAGTAAGTTTAGCTCAAAAAATTCATCATATTGAATATGAAATTTTTCCAAAAGCAATTGATAAAGTACTTAATAATTGA
- a CDS encoding glutathione peroxidase, with translation MKYLLIMLFGLFSCSKGTSQAKSIHSYKVEALDGSTIDFAKFEGKKILIVNTASECGFTPQYAQLEELYEKYKDKLVVVGFPANNFGSQEPGTNQEISTFCQKNYGVSFPMAAKISVKGNDIAPIYKFLTDKDENGVMNISILWNFTKILLNENGEVIDSFVSTTKPTSDKITKYLE, from the coding sequence ATGAAATATCTATTAATTATGTTATTTGGTTTATTCAGTTGTTCGAAAGGAACGTCACAAGCAAAGTCCATTCACAGCTATAAAGTTGAAGCATTGGATGGTAGCACCATCGATTTTGCGAAATTTGAAGGAAAGAAGATTTTGATAGTTAATACGGCGTCAGAATGTGGTTTTACGCCACAATATGCTCAGCTTGAAGAATTGTATGAAAAGTATAAAGATAAACTGGTTGTAGTAGGTTTTCCCGCGAATAATTTTGGAAGTCAAGAGCCTGGAACCAATCAAGAAATCTCCACATTTTGTCAAAAAAATTATGGTGTGAGTTTTCCTATGGCTGCAAAAATTTCAGTGAAAGGAAATGACATTGCTCCGATTTATAAATTCTTAACCGATAAAGATGAAAACGGCGTAATGAATATTTCAATTCTTTGGAATTTCACCAAAATTCTACTGAATGAAAATGGCGAAGTTATCGACAGTTTTGTGAGTACGACCAAGCCAACAAGCGATAAAATAACTAAGTATTTAGAATGA
- a CDS encoding DUF4377 domain-containing protein — translation MKSAIKIFFLGIFLFVLAQCSVQTSENTSIKTLFVSAEQKDCSNGAGTQKCMLVREKPTEQWSYFYSNIDGFNYEPGYDYVLTVSTAKIANPPADASSIKYTLIKQISKTKREQ, via the coding sequence ATGAAATCAGCTATTAAAATCTTTTTTCTAGGTATTTTCCTATTTGTTTTGGCACAATGTAGCGTACAAACTTCCGAAAATACAAGTATTAAAACACTTTTCGTAAGTGCAGAACAGAAAGATTGCTCGAATGGCGCTGGAACTCAAAAATGCATGTTGGTTCGTGAAAAACCAACCGAACAATGGTCTTATTTTTATAGTAACATCGATGGTTTTAATTATGAACCTGGCTACGATTATGTATTGACAGTTTCTACAGCCAAAATCGCCAATCCGCCAGCGGACGCTAGTTCTATCAAATATACTTTGATAAAACAAATTTCTAAAACAAAACGAGAACAATAA
- a CDS encoding APC family permease: MNSLFRRKQYSSDLNEGQLNRVLGTWDIVFFGIAAIIGAGSFSSLGEAIFRGGPGVIVLYLICGFACAFTAICYAEFASRIPTAGSAYTYAYASFGELIAWVIGWALIMEYSFGNIYVAFSWSDYFTSFMSRIGIHIPDYLTCSYTEAKKAVLNNSTNKELLNAWSSAPTIGNLRFIVDIPALAINGIITWLCYQGIKESKNFNNFFVILKLFVILLVIAVGVGYVNTGNWFPSNHEGIPSLMPNGFSGVMTAVSGVFFAYIGFDALSVLSEETKNPQRDLPRGMMISLGICTAIYIVLTLVLTGLVDYRKFDGVGDPLAFVFQKENLNIPWMEFVVALIAIVAITTVLLVFQMGQPRIWMAMSRDGLIPKKFQEVHSKNKVPSFATIITGIVVGIPILFTDKSFILDFTSIGTIFAFVLVCGGVLMLPKKEKIKGRFHMPYINAKFIFPLFFLGGLAFFYFWQPEFFHNLLNWSDPVEGEFRLSVTVFLLINFGLVVLAFIKNLSLIPLVGLSSCLYLLTGMTHNNWFWFGVWFAIGLVIYFAYGRKHSKLNRA; this comes from the coding sequence ATGAACTCACTTTTTAGAAGGAAACAATATTCAAGCGATCTCAACGAAGGACAGCTGAATCGCGTTTTGGGGACTTGGGACATTGTATTTTTTGGTATTGCCGCAATTATAGGAGCAGGAAGTTTTAGCAGCTTGGGTGAAGCCATTTTTCGGGGCGGTCCAGGTGTTATTGTTTTGTACCTTATTTGTGGATTTGCCTGTGCCTTCACCGCAATTTGTTATGCCGAATTTGCCAGTAGAATTCCAACTGCAGGAAGTGCGTACACCTATGCTTATGCAAGTTTTGGAGAATTAATTGCTTGGGTTATTGGTTGGGCTTTGATTATGGAATATAGCTTTGGTAACATCTATGTCGCCTTTTCTTGGTCAGATTATTTCACCAGTTTCATGAGCCGAATCGGCATCCATATACCTGATTATCTGACATGTAGCTATACTGAAGCAAAAAAAGCGGTTTTAAATAATTCTACCAATAAAGAACTTCTTAACGCTTGGAGCTCTGCACCAACCATTGGAAATTTGCGTTTTATAGTAGATATTCCCGCTTTGGCAATTAACGGAATTATCACTTGGCTTTGTTATCAAGGAATTAAAGAAAGTAAAAACTTCAATAACTTTTTTGTAATATTAAAGCTATTTGTAATTCTTTTGGTGATTGCCGTTGGCGTTGGTTATGTCAATACAGGTAACTGGTTCCCAAGCAATCATGAAGGAATACCGAGTCTAATGCCCAACGGTTTTTCTGGTGTTATGACAGCGGTAAGTGGCGTATTTTTCGCATACATCGGATTTGATGCTTTAAGTGTTTTATCCGAAGAAACTAAAAATCCACAACGTGATTTGCCCCGCGGAATGATGATTTCGTTAGGAATTTGTACGGCGATATATATTGTTTTAACATTGGTGCTTACAGGCTTGGTAGATTACAGAAAATTCGACGGGGTTGGTGATCCATTGGCTTTCGTCTTTCAAAAAGAAAATCTTAATATTCCTTGGATGGAGTTTGTCGTTGCACTTATTGCAATTGTAGCGATTACAACTGTACTTTTGGTATTCCAAATGGGACAGCCGAGAATATGGATGGCCATGAGCCGCGATGGTCTTATTCCAAAGAAATTTCAAGAAGTACACAGTAAAAACAAAGTCCCTTCTTTCGCAACAATTATCACAGGAATTGTGGTGGGAATCCCGATTTTATTCACCGATAAATCTTTCATTTTGGATTTTACAAGTATTGGGACAATTTTCGCATTTGTATTGGTTTGTGGGGGTGTTCTGATGCTTCCCAAAAAGGAAAAAATTAAAGGTCGTTTTCACATGCCTTATATCAATGCTAAATTTATATTTCCCTTATTTTTCTTAGGAGGCTTAGCATTTTTCTACTTTTGGCAACCCGAATTTTTCCACAACTTACTTAATTGGAGCGATCCAGTAGAAGGCGAATTCCGATTATCTGTGACTGTATTTTTATTGATTAATTTTGGTTTAGTCGTTTTAGCATTCATCAAAAATTTATCATTAATTCCGTTGGTTGGCCTAAGCTCTTGTCTTTATTTATTAACTGGAATGACGCATAACAACTGGTTTTGGTTCGGCGTATGGTTCGCTATAGGCCTTGTAATTTACTTTGCTTACGGAAGAAAACATAGCAAACTTAATAGAGCTTAA
- the purH gene encoding bifunctional phosphoribosylaminoimidazolecarboxamide formyltransferase/IMP cyclohydrolase: MKKRALISVSDKSGLQDFAKFLEQKDWELISTGGTFKHLKDAGLNPIQIDEVTNFPEMLDGRVKTLHPKVHGGLLAVRDNQEHMDTVKAHEIALIDMVIVNLYPFFENANKDISLDEKVEFIDIGGPSMLRSAAKNFKSVAVITNVEDYDLVKQEMETLGDTSLETRKTLAGKVFNLTAAYDAAIAKMLLNEDYPQYLNASYKKVADLRYGENPHQSAAYYVSTVENGAMKDFEQLGGKELSFNNLRDMDLCWKVVNEFKEEMACCAVKHSTPCGVAIGTSALETYQKTFECDPVSIFGGIVAMNYTIDAATAEELNKTFLEIVMAPDFTQEALEVLRKKKNLRIIQIKNSVSDKQTWVKVDGGILVQDNDNQFSTDIKVVTEIQPTEEQKKALLLSQRVVKYVKSNAIVVSNGIQAFGIGGGQVNRIWATQQAIERAKGKFSGDLVLASDAFFPFRDVVDFCAQEGITAIIQPGGSVKDQESIDAANEHKIPMMFTGMRHFLH, from the coding sequence ATGAAAAAAAGAGCATTAATTAGTGTTTCCGACAAAAGTGGTTTGCAGGATTTTGCAAAATTTTTGGAACAAAAAGACTGGGAATTAATTTCTACAGGAGGAACTTTTAAACATCTTAAAGATGCGGGGCTTAACCCGATCCAAATTGATGAAGTGACCAATTTCCCTGAAATGTTGGATGGTCGTGTTAAAACTTTGCATCCAAAAGTGCATGGCGGTCTTTTAGCGGTTCGTGATAACCAAGAACACATGGATACTGTGAAAGCACACGAAATTGCGCTTATTGACATGGTAATCGTTAATCTTTATCCATTTTTCGAAAACGCTAACAAAGATATTTCATTAGACGAGAAGGTTGAGTTTATCGATATTGGTGGACCTTCTATGTTGCGTTCTGCAGCTAAAAATTTCAAATCTGTAGCAGTTATCACCAATGTGGAAGATTATGACTTGGTAAAACAAGAAATGGAAACCTTGGGTGACACCAGTTTAGAAACAAGAAAAACATTAGCGGGCAAAGTTTTCAACCTTACTGCAGCTTATGACGCTGCTATTGCAAAAATGTTATTGAACGAAGATTATCCGCAATATTTGAATGCTTCCTACAAAAAAGTTGCTGACTTGCGTTATGGTGAAAATCCACATCAATCTGCGGCTTATTACGTATCAACAGTTGAGAATGGCGCCATGAAGGATTTTGAACAGTTAGGTGGTAAGGAATTGTCTTTCAATAATTTGAGAGATATGGATTTGTGTTGGAAAGTGGTTAACGAGTTTAAAGAAGAAATGGCTTGTTGTGCTGTAAAACATTCGACGCCGTGTGGTGTTGCCATTGGAACGTCCGCTTTAGAAACCTATCAAAAAACTTTCGAGTGCGATCCAGTTTCTATCTTTGGTGGAATTGTAGCAATGAACTATACCATCGATGCTGCAACAGCTGAAGAACTTAACAAAACATTTTTAGAAATTGTTATGGCTCCAGATTTCACACAAGAGGCTTTAGAGGTTTTAAGAAAGAAAAAGAATTTAAGAATTATCCAAATAAAAAATTCGGTTTCAGATAAGCAAACTTGGGTGAAAGTAGATGGAGGTATTTTGGTTCAAGATAATGACAATCAGTTTTCTACAGATATAAAAGTTGTTACCGAAATTCAACCAACCGAAGAGCAAAAGAAAGCTTTATTGTTATCTCAACGTGTTGTTAAATATGTGAAATCCAATGCAATTGTGGTGTCGAATGGCATTCAGGCTTTTGGAATTGGTGGTGGTCAAGTTAATAGAATTTGGGCCACACAACAAGCAATAGAAAGAGCAAAAGGAAAATTCTCTGGTGATTTGGTTTTAGCTTCTGATGCATTTTTCCCTTTCCGTGATGTTGTCGATTTTTGTGCACAAGAAGGCATTACAGCGATTATTCAACCAGGAGGAAGCGTGAAAGATCAAGAAAGTATCGACGCGGCTAATGAGCATAAAATTCCAATGATGTTCACAGGAATGAGACATTTCCTACATTAA